The Halosimplex litoreum genome has a window encoding:
- a CDS encoding aldo/keto reductase codes for MTDDRLPPIGLGTWENDDPEQCAQTVTDALEMGYRHVDTARFYGNEAAVGEGIAAADVAREDVFLASKLHPMAEGLASDEVYDGIEESLSLLEVDHLDLVYVHWPVGNYDAAETLSAFDDLVDDGLARRVGVSNFDIELLEEARDHLGAPLFANQVERHPMLPREELVAHAQSHDYHLVAYSPLGRGEALDLPAVEAVAEKHGVSPAQACLAWVTHPDNVVAVPKATGPDHLEDNLAATDLELDPDDVERIDAVTTRERFVDREGAPWK; via the coding sequence ATGACGGACGACCGACTCCCGCCGATCGGGCTCGGGACCTGGGAGAACGACGACCCGGAGCAGTGTGCGCAGACGGTGACCGACGCCCTGGAGATGGGGTACCGCCACGTCGACACCGCGCGGTTCTACGGGAACGAGGCCGCGGTCGGCGAGGGTATCGCCGCCGCGGACGTCGCTCGCGAGGACGTGTTCCTCGCGTCGAAGCTCCACCCGATGGCTGAGGGACTCGCCTCCGACGAGGTGTACGACGGCATCGAAGAGAGCCTGTCGCTGCTCGAGGTGGACCACCTCGATCTGGTGTACGTCCACTGGCCGGTCGGCAACTACGACGCCGCCGAGACGCTCTCGGCGTTCGACGACCTCGTCGACGACGGGTTGGCCCGCCGCGTCGGCGTCTCGAACTTCGACATCGAACTCCTCGAGGAGGCTCGCGACCACCTGGGCGCGCCGCTGTTCGCCAACCAGGTCGAACGGCACCCGATGCTTCCGCGCGAGGAACTCGTCGCTCACGCCCAGTCCCACGACTATCACCTCGTCGCCTACTCCCCGCTGGGTCGCGGCGAGGCGCTCGACCTGCCGGCCGTCGAGGCGGTCGCGGAGAAGCACGGCGTCTCACCGGCGCAGGCGTGTCTCGCGTGGGTCACTCACCCCGACAACGTCGTGGCCGTTCCGAAGGCCACCGGACCCGACCATCTCGAGGACAACCTCGCGGCCACGGACCTCGAACTCGACCCGGACGACGTCGAACGCATCGACGCCGTCACGACGCGGG